The proteins below come from a single Leptotrichia sp. oral taxon 223 genomic window:
- a CDS encoding tetratricopeptide repeat protein has translation MTGREKEVKEKRIRELLVKREEYVNNGEIEKEIGVLRELKVLFRRLYGGESDESVKVLTELGNALKYVGKFEESIRLLTKAEKIVLKNYGENTMAFVTCNANLAEVYRIMKKYEKVEEKYFKAIKTYKKNNFRDGYIFAGICNNLGLFFEETGRYKDSVKWQKKSLKILEDLENSKVQGAIIRSNMVNSYLKIDEKKLAEKSMNMALEALQNEVGENSNLYFNILHNLANVYFENKSYKKSAVLLEKCEKLCEAAFGIESEIYQSILEKILIAKQRIAKNRMEQYVWKNQVVKKLKN, from the coding sequence ATGACTGGGAGAGAGAAGGAAGTAAAAGAGAAGAGAATACGAGAATTACTTGTAAAAAGGGAAGAATATGTGAATAATGGTGAAATTGAGAAGGAAATAGGGGTTTTGCGAGAACTAAAGGTGCTGTTTAGAAGGCTGTATGGAGGGGAAAGTGACGAAAGTGTAAAAGTGCTGACTGAATTGGGGAATGCCTTGAAATATGTTGGAAAATTTGAGGAGTCGATAAGGCTTTTAACCAAAGCGGAAAAAATTGTGTTAAAGAATTATGGAGAAAATACGATGGCTTTTGTGACTTGCAATGCAAATTTAGCGGAAGTTTACAGAATTATGAAAAAATATGAAAAAGTTGAGGAGAAATATTTTAAGGCGATAAAAACTTACAAAAAAAATAATTTTAGGGACGGATATATATTTGCGGGAATATGTAATAATCTGGGACTTTTTTTTGAAGAAACTGGGAGATATAAGGATTCAGTAAAGTGGCAGAAAAAAAGCCTGAAAATATTGGAAGATTTGGAAAATAGCAAAGTACAAGGAGCAATCATTCGAAGCAATATGGTAAATTCGTATTTAAAAATTGATGAAAAAAAATTGGCGGAAAAATCTATGAATATGGCACTTGAAGCGTTGCAAAACGAAGTGGGGGAAAATAGTAATCTATATTTTAACATTTTACATAATTTGGCAAATGTCTATTTTGAAAACAAAAGCTACAAAAAATCGGCTGTTTTGCTGGAAAAATGCGAAAAACTGTGTGAAGCCGCTTTTGGAATTGAAAGTGAAATTTATCAAAGTATTTTGGAAAAAATTTTAATTGCAAAACAGAGAATCGCTAAAAATAGAATGGAGCAGTATGTGTGGAAAAATCAGGTTGTGAAAAAATTGAAAAATTAA
- a CDS encoding conjugal transfer protein TraX, with the protein MSTTYRHNNLNKIRVFSGAQLKYIAFLSMLIDHVNKVLMYPLLTENGFLRYVSDI; encoded by the coding sequence ATGAGCACAACTTATAGGCATAATAACTTGAACAAGATAAGAGTATTTTCAGGAGCACAATTAAAATATATCGCTTTTTTATCAATGTTAATTGATCACGTGAATAAGGTTTTGATGTATCCTTTGTTAACAGAAAATGGATTTTTAAGATATGTGAGCGATATTTGA
- the mvaD gene encoding diphosphomevalonate decarboxylase, producing MVKVKSYANIAIVKYWGKKDAEKMIPATSSISLTLNDMFTETEMEFINDEDIKIAVEKEIKKNRNCEDKFLGMTDLFYLNGELQDSVHTEKISKVVDLFRENRNQKVKISTTNNMPTAAGLSSSSSGLSAVIKACNELFEKNYTQSELAQISKFGSGSSSRSFFGPIAAWDKDTGEIYEVKTNLKLAMIVLVLNENKKKISSRNGMELCAKTSTYFDEWVKQSEIDFINMKKYLAENDFEKVGTLTEENALRMHKTTETANPPFSYFNEKTYETMDFIKNLRNNGEKCYFTMDAGPNVKVLCLEEDLEKLAGIFGEKYKIIVSKTVKL from the coding sequence ATGGTAAAAGTCAAATCTTATGCTAATATTGCGATTGTAAAATACTGGGGGAAAAAAGATGCGGAAAAAATGATACCTGCCACAAGCAGTATTTCCCTTACTCTTAACGATATGTTTACGGAAACAGAGATGGAATTCATAAATGATGAGGATATTAAAATTGCAGTTGAAAAAGAGATAAAAAAAAATAGAAATTGTGAAGATAAATTTTTGGGTATGACAGACTTGTTTTATTTGAATGGAGAATTGCAGGATAGTGTGCATACGGAAAAGATTAGCAAAGTTGTGGATTTGTTCAGGGAAAATAGGAATCAGAAAGTAAAGATTTCTACAACAAATAATATGCCAACAGCTGCGGGACTTTCTTCCAGTTCGAGCGGTTTATCGGCTGTAATAAAGGCTTGCAATGAACTTTTTGAAAAAAACTATACACAATCTGAACTTGCACAGATTTCAAAATTTGGTTCTGGTTCATCTTCGAGAAGTTTTTTTGGACCAATTGCGGCTTGGGATAAGGATACTGGAGAGATTTATGAGGTAAAGACAAATTTGAAACTGGCGATGATTGTGCTTGTGCTGAATGAAAATAAAAAGAAAATTTCAAGTCGAAATGGAATGGAGCTTTGTGCCAAAACTTCAACATATTTTGATGAGTGGGTAAAACAATCTGAAATTGACTTTATAAATATGAAAAAATATCTTGCTGAAAATGATTTTGAAAAAGTAGGAACTTTGACAGAAGAGAATGCTCTTAGAATGCACAAGACAACTGAAACTGCAAATCCCCCGTTTTCATATTTTAATGAAAAAACTTATGAAACAATGGATTTTATAAAAAATTTGAGAAATAATGGGGAAAAATGCTATTTTACGATGGATGCGGGGCCTAATGTGAAGGTACTTTGTTTGGAAGAGGACTTGGAGAAATTAGCAGGGATTTTTGGAGAAAAGTATAAGATTATTGTGAGTAAAACTGTGAAATTGTAA
- a CDS encoding phage head-tail adapter protein: MNKFFKLLLLFTFIIAIGLFYKNHLKKAKINVSDCLNNRYMANRKEYYEKNYKIFKERQIKFYIDDKNGKMREIANQDEFFASLREATDYTYEIVGKKWFCTKRKLFGIAFGIDKEAKIKYISVPEKEKKNILKNIDKYPEKNIENRCVLIEVLKGNY; this comes from the coding sequence ATGAATAAATTTTTTAAATTATTATTGTTATTTACTTTTATAATTGCTATTGGTCTATTTTATAAAAATCATTTAAAAAAAGCAAAAATAAATGTATCGGATTGTCTAAATAATCGCTATATGGCAAATAGAAAAGAATATTATGAAAAAAATTATAAGATTTTTAAAGAAAGGCAAATAAAATTTTATATAGATGATAAAAATGGAAAAATGCGAGAAATTGCTAATCAAGATGAATTTTTTGCTTCATTAAGAGAAGCTACAGATTATACTTATGAAATAGTTGGAAAAAAATGGTTCTGTACAAAAAGAAAGTTATTTGGAATAGCATTTGGAATTGATAAGGAAGCAAAAATAAAATATATTTCAGTACCAGAAAAAGAAAAGAAAAATATATTAAAAAATATAGACAAGTATCCTGAAAAGAATATAGAGAATAGATGTGTGCTAATAGAAGTGCTGAAAGGCAATTATTAA
- a CDS encoding DUF1934 family protein: MKIKIKSLDNFKQNYEKLFNLEKIINLEEKKEYHYKDEYGNCKIIDKNDSIEIYRYGQINSKQIFKNNKNTLFTYITKQFHGKYEIFTKKFEKENGKIMLEYDIIHRNEIINSINLEIQFIDI; the protein is encoded by the coding sequence ATGAAAATAAAAATAAAGAGTTTAGATAACTTTAAACAAAATTATGAAAAATTATTTAATCTGGAAAAAATAATAAATCTTGAAGAAAAAAAAGAATATCATTATAAAGATGAATACGGAAACTGCAAAATTATTGATAAAAATGATTCTATAGAGATTTATCGCTATGGACAAATCAATTCCAAGCAAATATTCAAGAACAATAAAAATACTTTATTTACCTATATTACAAAGCAGTTTCATGGAAAATATGAGATTTTTACAAAAAAATTTGAAAAAGAAAATGGAAAAATAATGCTGGAATATGATATAATACATCGTAATGAAATAATAAACAGCATAAATTTAGAAATACAATTTATAGATATTTAA
- a CDS encoding ankyrin repeat domain-containing protein codes for MSEYTTIWEAVRFGTLKDVIEIFKKGDEKIGDASGDSILFDALSNNDSTARYEIANFLINKGADVKIVREDGMSLFFPLFYHGRRDIIKMTILCKTLLEKGADITTIYKKEKTVSFKGLFNIGTPEIEMLPLYQLIFSQPGLPLLVKDKWGLTVIEFARRFNRPIAVKMMEDYVKKNIICKKKIRIFR; via the coding sequence ATGTCAGAATATACAACAATATGGGAAGCAGTAAGATTTGGAACATTAAAGGATGTTATAGAAATATTCAAAAAAGGAGATGAAAAAATTGGAGATGCATCAGGAGATAGTATATTATTTGATGCATTATCAAATAATGATAGTACTGCACGTTATGAAATTGCTAATTTTTTAATAAATAAAGGGGCAGATGTTAAAATAGTAAGAGAAGACGGGATGAGTTTGTTCTTTCCATTATTTTATCATGGACGACGAGATATAATAAAAATGACAATATTGTGTAAAACATTATTGGAAAAAGGCGCAGATATAACAACAATATATAAGAAAGAGAAAACGGTTTCATTCAAAGGATTATTTAATATCGGCACTCCTGAAATAGAAATGTTACCACTATATCAACTGATATTTTCTCAACCAGGACTTCCTCTTTTAGTAAAAGATAAATGGGGACTAACAGTAATTGAATTTGCGAGAAGGTTTAATAGACCAATAGCAGTGAAAATGATGGAAGATTATGTAAAAAAAAATATAATTTGCAAGAAGAAAATTAGAATTTTTAGATAA
- a CDS encoding 6-phospho-beta-glucosidase, with translation MGFRKDFLWGGATAANQLEGAYNVDGRGLANVDLSPVGEDRLAVITGERKMLEFDDEHFYPAKGAIDFYHRYKEDIALFAEMGFKTYRMSIAWTRIFPNGDEETPNEKGLEFYENVFKECRKYGIEPLVTITHFDFPIHLIKEYGGWRNRKVIDFYKRLCTVIFTRYKGLVKYWLTFNEINILLHAPFMGAGIVFEEGENKNQVLYTAAHNELVASAWATKIGHEIDPENKIGCMLAAGKFYPLTSKPEDVWTALEKDRENYFFIDVQARGYYPNYAKKFFERENINIGITSEDEKILRENPVDFVSFSYYTTRCISAEADRLGEGNLLKTMRNPYIEVTDWGWGLDPLGFRTTINEIYDRYQKPLFVVENGLGAVDVPDADGYVEDDYRIDYLRDHIKAMKEAVELDGVELLGYTTWGPIDLVSAGTGEMKKRYGFIYVDRDNDGNGTLKRSKKKSFDWYKKVIASNGEALD, from the coding sequence ATGGGATTTAGAAAAGACTTTTTATGGGGTGGAGCTACTGCTGCAAATCAGCTTGAAGGAGCTTATAATGTGGATGGAAGAGGGCTTGCCAATGTAGATTTGTCGCCAGTTGGGGAAGATAGGCTTGCTGTGATTACTGGGGAGCGAAAAATGCTGGAATTTGACGATGAGCATTTTTATCCTGCTAAAGGGGCGATTGATTTTTATCATAGATACAAGGAAGATATTGCGTTATTTGCTGAAATGGGATTTAAGACTTATAGAATGTCGATAGCATGGACTCGTATTTTCCCAAATGGAGATGAAGAAACTCCGAATGAAAAAGGGCTTGAATTTTATGAAAATGTATTTAAGGAATGTAGAAAATACGGTATTGAGCCATTAGTTACAATAACTCACTTTGATTTTCCTATTCATTTAATCAAGGAATATGGTGGATGGAGAAACAGAAAAGTTATTGATTTTTATAAAAGATTGTGTACTGTAATTTTCACTAGATATAAAGGACTTGTAAAATACTGGCTTACATTTAATGAAATTAATATTTTATTACACGCACCATTTATGGGAGCAGGAATCGTTTTTGAAGAAGGGGAAAATAAAAATCAAGTTTTGTATACTGCGGCACACAACGAATTAGTGGCAAGTGCTTGGGCTACAAAAATTGGGCATGAAATTGATCCAGAAAACAAAATTGGATGTATGCTTGCGGCTGGAAAATTTTATCCATTGACTTCAAAGCCTGAAGATGTATGGACTGCACTTGAAAAAGACAGGGAAAATTATTTTTTCATAGATGTACAGGCTCGTGGATATTATCCTAATTATGCTAAGAAATTTTTTGAAAGAGAAAATATAAATATTGGAATTACAAGTGAAGATGAGAAAATTTTGAGGGAAAATCCAGTTGATTTTGTTAGTTTTTCATATTATACAACTCGTTGTATCTCTGCTGAAGCTGATAGACTTGGAGAAGGAAACTTATTAAAAACAATGAGAAATCCGTATATTGAAGTGACAGACTGGGGCTGGGGGCTAGATCCGTTAGGATTTAGAACTACAATAAACGAAATTTATGACAGATACCAAAAACCGTTGTTTGTTGTGGAAAACGGGCTTGGAGCTGTGGATGTTCCAGATGCAGATGGATACGTGGAAGATGATTATAGAATTGACTATTTGAGAGATCATATAAAGGCAATGAAGGAAGCGGTTGAACTGGATGGAGTGGAACTTTTAGGATATACAACTTGGGGGCCTATCGACTTAGTAAGTGCGGGAACTGGAGAAATGAAAAAACGTTACGGATTTATCTATGTAGATAGAGATAACGATGGAAATGGTACGTTAAAGAGAAGTAAGAAAAAATCATTTGACTGGTATAAAAAGGTTATCGCAAGTAATGGGGAAGCTTTGGATTAG
- the lysS gene encoding lysine--tRNA ligase, protein MSNQNRNDNGIIKEKLKKVEELKEIGIEPYGRKYEKLNDIAEINQYDETCDKVFKTAGRIVAFRRMGKNGFGQIQDPTGKIQYYVKKDEVGEEQYEIYKKMGLGDFIGIEGKLFRTNTGELTLRVISFKVLSKNIRPLPEKFHGLTNIETRYRQRYVDLVMNREVMETMKKRFQIIRFFRNYLEKHGFTEVETPMMHPVAGGATARPFVTHHNALDMDLFLRIAPELYLKRLLVGGFEKVFEINRSFRNEGISIKHNPEFTMMELYQAYADFNDMMDLTEDLISSLTFELHGKYEIEYEDRDINMAKPWRRVTMKDIVKETTGFDFDTVSSDEDAISKAKEMNIPLEKDRTYTKYGILNLIFEEKVEETLLNPTFITEYPKEISPLSKNQKGETEWVDRFELFISGREFANAYSELNDPRDQKERFEEQVKLKEAGDDEAQGMDLDYIRALEYGMPPAGGLGIGIDRLVMLQTNSASIRDVILFPTLRKEDIEL, encoded by the coding sequence ATGAGTAATCAAAACCGCAATGACAATGGTATTATAAAAGAAAAATTAAAAAAAGTAGAAGAACTAAAAGAAATAGGCATTGAGCCATATGGACGAAAATATGAAAAATTAAATGATATTGCAGAAATAAATCAATATGATGAAACTTGTGACAAAGTATTCAAAACAGCGGGAAGAATCGTTGCCTTCAGAAGAATGGGGAAAAATGGATTTGGGCAAATTCAGGATCCAACTGGAAAAATTCAATACTATGTAAAAAAAGATGAAGTTGGAGAAGAACAGTATGAAATTTATAAAAAAATGGGACTTGGAGATTTTATCGGGATTGAAGGGAAACTTTTTAGAACTAATACTGGAGAATTGACTCTAAGAGTTATTTCGTTTAAAGTCCTGTCAAAAAATATTCGTCCGCTTCCAGAAAAGTTCCATGGACTGACTAATATAGAAACCCGTTACAGACAAAGATACGTGGATCTTGTAATGAACAGGGAAGTTATGGAAACTATGAAAAAAAGATTCCAGATTATAAGATTTTTTAGAAACTATCTTGAAAAGCACGGATTTACAGAAGTGGAAACTCCAATGATGCACCCAGTTGCTGGAGGAGCTACAGCAAGACCATTTGTAACACATCATAATGCGCTTGATATGGATCTGTTCTTAAGAATAGCGCCTGAATTGTATTTAAAAAGGCTGCTTGTAGGTGGATTTGAAAAAGTGTTTGAAATAAACAGAAGTTTTAGGAATGAAGGAATTTCAATAAAGCACAATCCAGAATTTACAATGATGGAGCTGTATCAGGCTTATGCTGATTTTAACGATATGATGGACTTGACAGAAGATTTAATTTCGAGTTTGACATTTGAATTACACGGTAAATATGAAATTGAATACGAAGATAGGGACATTAACATGGCAAAACCTTGGCGACGTGTTACAATGAAAGATATTGTAAAAGAGACAACTGGATTTGATTTTGACACAGTTAGCAGTGATGAAGATGCAATAAGTAAAGCTAAAGAAATGAATATTCCACTAGAAAAGGACAGAACTTATACAAAATATGGAATCTTAAACTTGATATTTGAGGAAAAAGTAGAGGAAACTTTATTAAATCCAACATTTATTACTGAATATCCAAAAGAAATTTCTCCGCTTTCAAAAAATCAGAAAGGTGAAACTGAATGGGTAGACAGATTTGAGTTATTCATTTCAGGAAGAGAATTTGCCAATGCCTATTCAGAATTAAATGATCCAAGAGATCAGAAGGAAAGATTTGAAGAACAGGTGAAATTAAAAGAAGCTGGAGATGATGAAGCCCAAGGGATGGACTTAGACTATATCCGTGCCTTAGAATACGGAATGCCACCAGCAGGAGGGCTTGGAATAGGAATTGACAGATTAGTTATGTTGCAGACAAATTCTGCTTCAATAAGGGACGTTATTTTATTCCCAACTTTAAGAAAAGAAGATATTGAATTATAA
- the mutL gene encoding DNA mismatch repair endonuclease MutL, protein MGYIKILDEKVSNIIAAGEVVENPASMIKEMIENSLDAKATMIKIEVFKAGTDVKVSDNGIGMDKDDTLLSVERHATSKIKEKEDVFNLNTYGFRGEALSSIAAVSKLTITTRSENSLVGYKIGCYGGVVRKFEEVSRNVGTEMEVRDLFYNTPARRKFLRKMSTEYGKIRDIVLKEALSNSNVAFSLELDGKSTIKTSGKGIENTILELFGKSVLKNLKKFEYGYLGNVEILRSSKDFMFTFVNNRYVKSATIERAVIDGYYTKLMKGKYPFAIIFYNTDPKEIDVNVHPSKKIIKFSNDRIVYNEIKSAIDDFFYYNDRENWQPNIDLIKKNININENVAVENDDLFSDDILKGENQKVVSLETFDGKILENTKNSNEKDNFLADDFNKNDRNSEFFDNSENITYNNFSNDENFVNSKNENNSKLDEIWNKMNKNSNKIVENNMENFETEDKFQTKKWEHNSNFENYKNSGEHRNFDIINENTTDESHYKVGTFEKHVGKQFYYDILGQIFDTYILVRRDDELEIYDQHIIHERILYEELKDKFYNKKIESQHLLLPLKMEVTQIEKNIIFENIEIFRDFGFDIDEFSEDEIVIRAVPAFDFRDSIENVFLQLLMDLKNEVEIKDLRENIIISMSCKGAVKAGQRLDMFEMQNMVRRIHEVGKYTCPHGRPIIVKLSKNDLDKMFGRKK, encoded by the coding sequence GTGGGATATATAAAAATACTAGATGAAAAAGTGTCAAATATTATTGCTGCTGGGGAAGTCGTTGAAAATCCTGCTTCAATGATTAAGGAAATGATTGAGAACTCGCTGGATGCAAAGGCTACGATGATAAAAATTGAGGTTTTTAAAGCTGGAACGGATGTTAAAGTAAGTGATAATGGAATTGGGATGGATAAGGACGATACGCTTTTGTCAGTGGAGCGGCATGCTACTTCTAAAATTAAGGAAAAGGAAGATGTTTTTAATTTAAACACTTATGGCTTTCGTGGAGAGGCTTTATCATCTATTGCGGCGGTGTCTAAGCTTACGATTACTACACGTTCTGAAAATAGCCTTGTGGGATATAAAATTGGCTGTTATGGCGGAGTTGTGAGAAAATTTGAGGAAGTTTCGAGAAATGTTGGGACAGAAATGGAAGTCAGGGATTTATTTTACAATACGCCTGCCAGACGGAAATTTTTGCGAAAAATGTCAACAGAATATGGTAAAATCAGGGATATTGTACTAAAGGAAGCACTTTCAAACAGTAATGTGGCATTTTCACTGGAACTGGATGGGAAAAGCACGATAAAAACAAGTGGAAAAGGTATTGAAAACACAATTCTTGAATTGTTTGGAAAGTCAGTTTTGAAAAATTTGAAAAAATTTGAATACGGATATTTAGGAAATGTGGAAATTTTGCGAAGTTCAAAGGACTTTATGTTTACTTTTGTAAATAACCGATATGTCAAGTCAGCAACTATTGAACGTGCTGTTATAGACGGCTATTATACTAAATTAATGAAGGGGAAATACCCGTTTGCCATTATTTTTTACAATACTGATCCAAAGGAAATTGATGTAAATGTTCATCCATCCAAAAAAATAATAAAATTCTCAAATGATAGAATTGTTTATAATGAAATAAAATCAGCAATTGATGACTTTTTTTATTATAACGACAGGGAAAACTGGCAGCCAAATATTGACTTAATAAAGAAAAATATTAACATTAATGAGAATGTCGCTGTGGAAAACGATGACTTGTTTTCTGACGATATTTTAAAAGGGGAAAACCAAAAAGTTGTAAGTTTGGAAACTTTTGATGGAAAGATTTTAGAAAATACTAAAAATTCAAATGAGAAAGATAATTTTTTAGCAGATGATTTTAATAAAAATGATAGAAATTCTGAGTTTTTTGATAATTCTGAAAATATTACATATAATAATTTTTCAAATGATGAAAATTTTGTAAATAGTAAAAACGAAAACAACTCAAAACTTGATGAAATTTGGAATAAAATGAATAAAAATTCAAATAAAATTGTGGAAAATAATATGGAAAATTTTGAAACTGAAGATAAATTTCAGACAAAAAAATGGGAACATAATAGCAATTTTGAAAATTACAAAAATTCTGGTGAACACAGAAATTTTGATATTATAAATGAAAATACTACAGATGAATCCCATTATAAAGTCGGAACGTTTGAAAAGCATGTTGGAAAGCAGTTTTATTATGATATTCTAGGGCAGATTTTTGACACATATATTCTCGTTCGTAGAGATGACGAACTGGAAATTTATGATCAGCATATTATTCACGAGAGAATTTTGTATGAAGAGCTAAAGGATAAATTCTATAATAAGAAAATTGAATCGCAGCATTTATTATTGCCTCTAAAAATGGAAGTTACACAAATTGAAAAAAATATTATTTTTGAGAATATCGAAATTTTTAGAGATTTTGGATTTGATATTGATGAGTTTTCAGAAGATGAAATTGTAATTCGTGCTGTGCCTGCATTTGACTTTCGGGATAGCATTGAAAATGTGTTTTTACAGTTGCTCATGGATTTGAAAAATGAAGTGGAAATAAAGGATTTACGGGAAAATATTATTATTTCGATGTCATGTAAGGGGGCTGTAAAGGCTGGACAAAGGCTTGATATGTTTGAAATGCAGAATATGGTGCGAAGGATTCATGAAGTGGGGAAATATACGTGTCCGCACGGGCGTCCAATTATTGTGAAATTGAGTAAAAATGACTTGGACAAAATGTTTGGCAGAAAAAAATAG
- a CDS encoding 23S rRNA (pseudouridine(1915)-N(3))-methyltransferase RlmH translates to MIRINVVCIGKIKDRYIKEGIAEFSKRLSKYVKLDIVELAEEDDNKGIENAINSETERIINAISKRNYSYNILLDLNGKMLTSEEMAEKIEKISMTSSEISFIIGGSNGVNDNLRKIVDFRLCFSPMTFPHQLMRLILTEQIYRWISINNNIKYHK, encoded by the coding sequence ATGATAAGAATTAATGTAGTATGTATTGGAAAAATTAAAGACAGATACATAAAAGAGGGAATAGCAGAGTTTTCAAAGAGGTTGTCAAAATACGTAAAATTGGATATAGTTGAACTGGCTGAAGAAGATGATAACAAGGGAATTGAAAATGCAATAAATTCCGAAACTGAGAGAATAATAAATGCTATTTCAAAAAGAAATTATTCATACAATATTTTGCTTGACTTAAATGGAAAAATGCTAACTTCTGAAGAAATGGCAGAAAAAATCGAAAAAATTTCCATGACAAGCAGTGAAATTAGTTTCATAATTGGCGGATCCAATGGTGTAAATGATAACTTGCGAAAAATCGTAGACTTTAGGCTATGCTTTTCACCAATGACATTTCCGCATCAGCTTATGCGGTTAATTTTGACAGAGCAAATATACAGATGGATTTCAATTAATAATAATATAAAATATCATAAATAA
- the ylxM gene encoding YlxM family DNA-binding protein — protein MDKLEDFLKYSVLFSYYGELFPKKKRQYLELYLEENSSLSEIAEQCGVTRQAVFDNIKKGVQKLDEYESKLGIFEKEKELKGKLEYLRKNFTMENLEKIIEDFDYTE, from the coding sequence ATGGATAAACTAGAGGATTTTTTGAAATATTCGGTGCTGTTTTCATATTATGGCGAACTTTTTCCCAAAAAGAAAAGGCAATATTTGGAACTTTATCTGGAAGAAAATAGCTCTCTTTCAGAAATTGCGGAACAATGTGGAGTTACAAGACAGGCAGTTTTTGACAATATAAAAAAAGGTGTCCAGAAGCTGGATGAATATGAGAGTAAACTTGGAATATTTGAAAAAGAAAAGGAATTGAAGGGGAAACTTGAATATTTGAGAAAAAATTTCACTATGGAGAATCTGGAAAAAATAATAGAAGATTTTGATTATACAGAATAA
- a CDS encoding YitT family protein: MNRMIRAYGLLVLLTILAGMELALLVKMNVGVAPWDAMALSFSFLTGIKMGTVAIICNFLCVLGQIILLKKEFKKINFLQIPISMLLGYSINFFVYVVFKNMTFSNYIFRITTNVIVLVSVAFTMGAIVVLGLPTFALEGFCSAIHVKTGIPFAKFRQWIDFFCVGLVIVLTLVFPIEWSLREGTIISMVLFGPLLGMFMPRIEKLYEKWNLVDGKSQIEKEMEGLE; the protein is encoded by the coding sequence ATGAATAGAATGATAAGAGCGTATGGATTGCTTGTATTACTTACAATATTGGCAGGGATGGAATTAGCACTTTTGGTAAAGATGAACGTAGGAGTTGCGCCTTGGGATGCGATGGCATTATCTTTTTCGTTTTTGACAGGAATAAAAATGGGAACAGTAGCGATAATATGTAATTTTTTATGTGTATTGGGGCAAATTATTTTACTAAAAAAAGAATTTAAAAAGATAAATTTTTTACAAATACCTATTTCTATGTTGCTGGGATATTCAATTAATTTTTTTGTATATGTAGTTTTTAAAAATATGACATTTAGTAACTATATTTTCAGAATAACAACTAATGTTATAGTACTTGTATCAGTTGCTTTTACAATGGGAGCGATAGTAGTTTTGGGATTGCCGACATTTGCTTTGGAAGGTTTTTGCAGTGCGATTCATGTAAAAACTGGGATTCCGTTTGCAAAATTTAGGCAATGGATAGATTTTTTCTGCGTTGGGCTTGTTATTGTTCTGACACTTGTATTTCCTATAGAATGGAGTTTGCGTGAAGGAACAATAATTAGCATGGTTCTATTTGGACCTTTACTTGGAATGTTTATGCCAAGAATTGAAAAACTTTATGAAAAATGGAATTTAGTTGATGGAAAAAGTC
- a CDS encoding DUF6314 family protein: MDRIMGIYEMMRNVRRISFKAESLEGSSTGWNYVGKGNVVVREEGDRLYFIEEIILDSDIRYNDRKLWEFKENYIGFYRLRNGDYEKIFEFLFCDGEFMMKKEYLCSPDLYYGEMKIWDNRICLLIKVKGEKKNEVLEYTYLA, translated from the coding sequence ATGGATAGGATTATGGGTATTTATGAAATGATGAGAAATGTTAGAAGGATTTCTTTTAAGGCGGAGAGTTTGGAAGGGTCTTCGACAGGTTGGAATTATGTTGGTAAGGGGAATGTTGTGGTTAGAGAAGAAGGAGATAGGTTGTATTTTATTGAAGAAATTATTCTTGATAGTGATATTCGGTATAATGATAGAAAATTATGGGAATTTAAGGAAAATTATATTGGATTTTATAGGCTTAGAAATGGTGATTATGAGAAGATATTTGAGTTTCTATTTTGTGATGGGGAATTTATGATGAAGAAAGAGTATTTGTGTAGTCCTGATTTATATTATGGAGAAATGAAGATTTGGGATAATAGAATTTGTCTGCTGATAAAAGTAAAGGGGGAAAAGAAGAATGAAGTTTTAGAATACACGTACTTAGCATAG